The genomic region GATTATCGGAGGAAGGAGGATAATAAACCCGGGAAGCGTTGGCCAGCCAAGGGACGGCGACTGGAGGGCAAGTTATGCGGTGATAGACACGGAGGAAGAACCACCAGACAACGTTGAGTTCCACCGCGTAGAATACGACGTTGAAGAAAGCGCAAGGAAGATAATAGAGGCGGGACTGCCGAGGTTCTTGGCGGACAGGCTCTTCGAGGGTCTTTAGTTCTTCTTCTTAAGGCCCCCTTCAAGGGTTCCCCTTGACCTCGTGGGGGCGGGCTTTGGAAGGCGCTTGAGCTTGGAGCGAATGGCTAGCTTGTTGGTGTCTATAATTATGACTTCCCCAATGCTCTTCACGGCACTTACGGGAATCAGAAGGAGCCCCTCGTGGTCCGTAACGAATTCACTCGTGTCAAGGTCTTCATCTGGTTCAGCGACTATCACGAGGATTTCACCCGTTTCCTCGTCAAAGCTTAAGTCGTAAACCCACCCAAGTCTTATTCCCGTGTCAGTTATGAGCTCAACATCTCTAAGCTTAGATGCCATTATTCTGACCATCTTCGCCACCTCTGGGTATAATCCTGTAACCCCTTGGAGATTAACGTATAAAACCTTTTTCCAACAATAAAAACGGAAACATCATGCCTTTTTGGCCTGTAGTTCTTGGGCCTTCTTTGCAAGTTCGCCCAGCTGGGCTTCAAGCTTTTTAAGGGCCTCCTGGGTCTTCATTATAGCTTCATCGTACTCCTTTATCCGTGCCTCGAGGTATTCAATTGCACTCTCAAGGTTCTTCTCAACAGCATAGCCTGCTCCGACGCTCACTATAGCGTTCTCTTTGTCGGTTATCTTGCCCTTAAGGAACGAACCAGCCCCAATCGGAACGAGGATTTCAACCTCGTCCTCAGTTTTTTTAAGTTCCTCAAGAGTCTCCTTGACAGCCTTGAACTCGTCCCTACCGAGGGTGAGCAACTCGAGGTTCTGGGCCAACAGCTGGGCCTGTGCCTGCAGAAGCTGATACTCGTAAGCGAGTTTCTCTATTTCCTTTTCCACCATGGTTACCACCGAAAAAACTATGGAAAGAGGCTTTTAAGATTTGGGTTAAAGGGCCAAAAGTCACCCAATGATTTCCTCCGCTATTCTCTCGGCGATTTCCTTCAGGGCTTTGCTTGCAGGGCTCTCGGGGAATGCCTCAACAACCGGCTTGAGCATGGACATGCTCTTTGGAATGGCCCTGTCGTAGGGGACCTCACCTATTATCGGTATCCCCTCGCTTTCGGCCCACTCCTTTAATGCAGTAAAGCCGGGGTTGAGATCGGCCTTGTTTATTATCAGGTAAGCCGGCTGTCTGAAGTGCTGGACGACCTTGTAGGCGCGCTGGACGTCGCTGAGGGAAGCGGGCGTCGGTTCGGCAATCAGTATGGTCAAGTCGGCCCCCCCTATGCTCGCTATAACCTGACAGCCGATTCCCGCGGCACTGTCAACAATCATGTGCTCTAAGTTGAGCTCCTCCATGATTTTCTTGGCCCACTCCTTCTCCTCCGTAACGAGCTTACCGCTCTCCGGCCTTCCAACGTCGAGCTGGGCAGAGATTATGGGGAAGCCGTACTTGGTGGTTGCCTTCCTTATGACACCCGAGCGGGCCTGTTCGAGGGTTATCGTTCCCGGAACCGGACAGACGAGACCGCAGACGTTACAACCCTCGCAGGTGAGCTCGTTGACGACGTAGTTGCCGGATTCATCGATGTAAATGCTCTCGTAGGGACAGCGCTCCATACAGATTCCACAGCGGACGCAGGTCTCGGTGTTTATTCTGGCAACCTTTGCACCTATGTGCTCCCTCTCCTCCTCCCACTCCTCTACGCCAAGGAGCAGACCTAGGTTAGGTGCCTCAGCGTCGGCATCAACCGCGATAAGCCTGTATCTGTCCTTCAGGAAGTAGAGGAGGGAAGCCGTTATCGTGCTCTTTCCAACGCCACCCTTACCGCTCGCTATCGCTATCTGCATCACTCACCACCCCCGAGAAAGCCGGCAACCTTCTCGGCCATTTCGCGGAAGATTTTCGCCTCGGGAACGTCTTCAAGGACGATGGGCCTTCCGGAAACATAGCTCCTGACGATGTTCTCGCTGTAGGGTATCTCGGCTATGACCTCGGCCCCGTATTTTTCCGCGAGCTCCCTGACCCTTCCAGTATCGCCCAAGTCGGCCCTGTTGATGACCACCCATGTCTTCAGACCCATCAGCTTCCCGAGCTTGAGAATGAGCTCCGTGTCGTGGATTCCGAGCGGGGTCGGTTCCGTAACCGCTATCAAAAGCTCCGAGCCCTCAATGGCCTTTGAAACGGTGTTACCGGTTCCAGCGGCGGTGTCAACCATGAGGAGCTCGTAGTCTAGGCCTCTCGCGCGTCTCTTGGTTTCAACGACGAGGGGCATCGAGCGTTCCTCCCCTTCCCTTAGCTTTCCGGTAACGAGGGTGAAGCCATAGGGAGTTTCGGTCACGTATGTGTGGCCTATAACACGAAAAGCCTCTTGAATCGCCCCCGGAACAGGGCAGACTATCTCACAGGCCCGACAGCCGGAACAGAGGTTGGGCATCAAGAACGGCGTCCCGTCTTTCAGCGTTATTATCGCGTGCTCCTCGCAGACCTCGGCACACTTCCGGCACTTGATACACTTGGAGTAGTCGAACTTCGGCATG from Thermococcus sp. harbors:
- a CDS encoding PRC-barrel domain-containing protein, encoding MVRIMASKLRDVELITDTGIRLGWVYDLSFDEETGEILVIVAEPDEDLDTSEFVTDHEGLLLIPVSAVKSIGEVIIIDTNKLAIRSKLKRLPKPAPTRSRGTLEGGLKKKN
- the pfdA gene encoding prefoldin subunit alpha; protein product: MVEKEIEKLAYEYQLLQAQAQLLAQNLELLTLGRDEFKAVKETLEELKKTEDEVEILVPIGAGSFLKGKITDKENAIVSVGAGYAVEKNLESAIEYLEARIKEYDEAIMKTQEALKKLEAQLGELAKKAQELQAKKA
- a CDS encoding ATP-binding protein, producing the protein MQIAIASGKGGVGKSTITASLLYFLKDRYRLIAVDADAEAPNLGLLLGVEEWEEEREHIGAKVARINTETCVRCGICMERCPYESIYIDESGNYVVNELTCEGCNVCGLVCPVPGTITLEQARSGVIRKATTKYGFPIISAQLDVGRPESGKLVTEEKEWAKKIMEELNLEHMIVDSAAGIGCQVIASIGGADLTILIAEPTPASLSDVQRAYKVVQHFRQPAYLIINKADLNPGFTALKEWAESEGIPIIGEVPYDRAIPKSMSMLKPVVEAFPESPASKALKEIAERIAEEIIG
- a CDS encoding ATP-binding protein, coding for MQIAVSGGKGGTGKSTVAINLAIELAKRFRLVLADLDVEAPNDHLLLGVELSNERPVNQFMPKFDYSKCIKCRKCAEVCEEHAIITLKDGTPFLMPNLCSGCRACEIVCPVPGAIQEAFRVIGHTYVTETPYGFTLVTGKLREGEERSMPLVVETKRRARGLDYELLMVDTAAGTGNTVSKAIEGSELLIAVTEPTPLGIHDTELILKLGKLMGLKTWVVINRADLGDTGRVRELAEKYGAEVIAEIPYSENIVRSYVSGRPIVLEDVPEAKIFREMAEKVAGFLGGGE